A window of the Leishmania mexicana MHOM/GT/2001/U1103 complete genome, chromosome 29 genome harbors these coding sequences:
- a CDS encoding GTPase activator-like protein: MGFYPTSTQRWAVIEAERLQEYNGVLEACGLGPEPSKFQPSDVSRFIDVDVPRTMPSLNFFLADERRLEISRDDSTAEVAHFTPSQHALRRILISTAMVNKSLGYVQGMNEYVAYLLYAFAKGKPSNVTASVEADTFFCFQTLLAYLGDDFCRSFDFDAACGLTSTMRLFDNVLRFFDPSLFQHLEYLGISAEYYALRWIMLLFMQEFNIADGLRVWDFLLSFGDEIRSAAFFVAAAMCHHLRSSILSGEAMSDVLPLLQEYPAGDVNLFLRTALKWIVKFDFGLLQELKQLSPEGVQALRRSRGLEGGMNFVQVMQSWVPSMF, from the coding sequence ATGGGGTTCTATCCGACATCCACACAGCGCTGGGCTGTCATTGAAGCCGAACGACTCCAGGAGTACAATGGTGTTTTAGAGGCATGTGGCCTTGGCCCTGAGCCATCAAAGTTTCAACCGAGCGATGTCTCGCGCTTCATCGACGTTGACGTGCCTCGCACCATGCCATCTTTGAACTTTTTCCTCGCAGATGAGAGGCGACTGGAAATCAGCCGAGATGACAGTACGGCAGAGGTCGCACATTTCACTCCCTCGCAGCATGCGTTGCGCAGAATACTGATAAGCACAGCAATGGTAAACAAATCGCTCGGATATGTTCAAGGAATGAACGAGTACGTTGCTTACCTCCTTTACGCCTTCGCCAAAGGTAAGCCATCAAATGTTACGGCGTCTGTCGAGGCAGATAccttcttttgttttcaAACGCTTCTTGCGTACCTTGGTGACGACTTCTGCCGCTCATTCGACTTTGATGCAGCTTGCGGGCTCACTAGCACTATGAGGCTCTTTGACAACGTCTTGCGCTTTTTTGATCCCTCGTTGTTTCAACACCTCGAGTATCTGGGCATTAGTGCGGAGTACTATGCACTTCGCTGGATCATGCTCTTGTTTATGCAGGAGTTCAACATAGCAGACggcctgcgcgtgtgggaCTTTCTTTTGTCATTCGGCGACGAGATCAGaagcgccgccttcttcgtTGCGGCGGCAATGTGTCACCACCTGCGCAGCTCCATTTTGTCCGGAGAAGCGATGAGTGACGTTTTGCCGCTTCTTCAGGAGTATCCGGCTGGGGATGTGAACCTCTTTCTTCGCACAGCGTTGAAGTGGATTGTGAAGTTCGATTTCGGCCTGCTACAAGAACTGAAACAATTGTCTCCGGAgggtgtgcaggcgctgcgacgcagccgcggaCTAGAAGGAGGGATGAATTTTGTACAAGTGATGCAGAGTTGGGTGCCGTCTATGTTTTAG